CCCCCGGCAAGAGACACTAAAAACTCGGTCAACGCTGCCAAAGAGATACGAAGAGAGAGCTCATCTTCTGTCTCTAAAGGCCAAAGTATCAGCAGTTCTCGCCCTCGGGGCTAACAAGACAGTGGTAGTCTAgccgcacccccacccccacggcTCACAGTTCCATTTGCTCCTTTACGTTTACTCTGAAGTTAGCTAGAAACTACACCCTTGAAAAGAAGTTCTAAACACTCTCGCCAGAGACAACTGACTCGCTCCAGAAAAGTCAAACCTACTGAGGTGCACTCCGTTTTGTCCTGGCCACTCCCACTCTGAGGGAGCTAGCACACTGAAGAGTCTCCCTTCCCCAACACCCCAGGGAGGACCCACAGCAGTTAGAAGTTTTACTCTTGTGATACATAATGCCATGTGCCATTATCCTAAGCCtgtgtctattcttttttttttgctgaggaagattagccctgagctaacatctgtgccaaatcttcctctatttcgtatgggggatgctgccacagcatggcttgatgagtgggggcataggtctgtgcctgggatctgaactggtgaacctggccgaagcagagcacatggaactttaaccactcagccatggggaggGGCCCTCTATAGTCTCATATAACAAACATTAGCCATTCTCATCACCATCTTCACAAAGAAATTTGACTTCTTATGCAATCTGATTCTTGAAGGGAAAGTTAGTGGTTAACACTGGAAAAAGCTCCAGTTAAAAATCACCTATTTATATTTGCAGTTTTTCTCACAGCGAGGAGTTATGAGAACAACCTCCTGGGCCAATGTGAGCCTCCTGAAAGCTCAAGTAAgtaatcagaaggaaaaaaagcaaagagaagcaaAAGCAAACACATAAATGAAAGTTTTCAGATGGCTGCATTTGCCATCACAGATGACACCTCTTTATTTTAGGACACAGGCAGGGTCAtatcccttccttcctttatagCAGAAATGAAACTAAGCTGAAGGAATATATCACAAAGGAAGAGCCTGACACATAGTTACCTGTATCTTAAATCACTTACCTACTCTTCCATAGCATCCAGACGGAAGAGCTATCTGAATGTCGGTTTTCACAAGGGCTTTCTCCATAGGCGGTACCGTGTAATCATAGGCACTAGGAAGAcagtggaagaaaataattggTAGTTAGATATAGTTAATTCTTTGTGAATTTGGGGGTGAACAAGGTGTCAACATGTAAATGTATTCTCCCTTGCACAAAATTTTGTTGGGAAATGGAGGTAATAATCTTGCAGGAGGGGGCAGAGAGGCAGACTTTTAAAGGGTGCATGCTTCACTAACATGGtatgaaaagaggaagataaagaaagaaccaagaaagaaggggaaataattgctaataatagctaacattaagcccttaccatgtgccaggcatagtTCTAACTGCTTTATAtaactcatttcattctcacaacaatcctctAAGCGATTAGGGAAAAACTgcagaaggaaaggggaaaatgagTGGACAACACAAGGGGAGGGAGAAGCGTGTTGCGTCTACTCTGCTGGTCTTTGTAGTTTACCAAGCTTACCATGCTGTGGCCATGAACTTCACTGGCTGAGGAAGGGTGGGTCTCTGTGAACCCCTGGAGACGGACACTGCTGAGGAACTGATTCTCTAAGGTCCACCCAGCAAATGCTGCTACCAGTGCTATTACTGTAGGCCCCTCCTTGATAGAAACGTACGAGATTTCACAAAAGGCAGGACTCGAAGTTACTTTGGAGACCTTAATTAAGACTAGTAAAGGGGtactatatttttacttatttcgtTAGAATTTCCTCTCTTCAAATAGCTAGATCCTAACTTATTAAAAAGACCGGTTATTATCATGTTTATTTCAGTATGCAGAAAGGCACCTGTGTTTTTAGGAGGATCCTTAAAGCACATTAAATCAAAGACTCTCCTAAGACTCACAACAGTGTTCAGATATGGTGTAGTAAAATTCCATCACTCTACGTTTATCCATGAAAGTTACAGCACTGAACTATACCCCTTTCAGCCACAATAGCCTTTagctcaattttgtttttctttcttgtctcccTTACTATCATCACacactcctttctccttcttctgacttAGACCGGTAGTTCTCACATTAGCATTACCTGACATGCTTTAAAATACATCCTAAGGCTCAGGATTTAGTCATGTAATAAAcactttctctctccattatcACTTTTCACCTACGTTAAAGGTTCTAAGAACTGGGCACAGTAGCCAAGAGGAAAAAGCACTGAATTCAGGGTCAAAAATTCTATTACCTTCCAGCCTTGGGCAACCAATTCAACTCTTCACAAactccctcatctgtaaaaagtaACACTCATCTTCTTCAGGATTGTTGCGAGGATTAAACTAAAGACTATATGGGACAGTTTTGAGTACACGTAAAAAGTGCCGTACAAATGAAAGGGTGTGGTGGTATTATCAACATCTCCGATTTTCATTGTCAGATCCCTTGAAATTCCCAGTCCTTGGGATAAACTTGAATATGGACGTATAGAGAAATCCTACTAATCCTTGAAGCCAGAAGCAGCTGAGGTATTTTCCTACTCGTGGCTTTTCTTTCTACTGAGCACAGGATCACCCTCTGGCCACTCCCTGAAGGCCAAGGCGGGCCTTACTCATCTCCGCCTTCCGCGTGGAAAGGGGACAATGCATGCTGCAAAACTAACCACGTCTCAGTGCACATTTATTGATATTTAGCTACCGGTCTACACTCTTTGCCCAAATCCCTATTGAATTATGCtaaaaaagaatgctaaaatttccAACACCAAAAAGGGCAGAAATCCTATATATATCAAAAAGCGTTTGTTTCTGTGATCTTTGAAGAGAACGTTTCAAACCGTGGCTGCAGAGGGCCTGAATGTAAGCTACCAGGGCTGAGAGCTCTAGAACTAGGGAACTGGGCTTTCTCAGCGGGGGACCGAGATAGCAGAGGCGCAGGCAGCCGGTGGTCCCCACTCACCTGTACAGGTCGTAGCCCGCGGCGCGCGCGGACCCCTTGGTCGGGGCGGTGGCGTGCTCCGACAGCCGGGTAAAGCGGAGCCGCATGCCGCTGCCCTCGGCGGGCCGGGCCCGCTTGCTGGGGGAGATGGCGGGGGCCTCTTCAGAGCAGGGCATGGCAGAACCCGACGGGAGCCGAGGCGAGAGCGAGGGTACAAGAGAGCGCAGAGTGAGCGTGGGTTCAGAATCTCAACGAATTTTAAATTTCCCGCCAGCAACTTCCCGCCCCACCACCCCCTCCTGGACGAGCCCACAGCTGTGGTTGAAAGGGGAGGCAGGATTCAAATTTGGGGCTGGAAATCGTTCTCAGAAAGCAGATTTGCGGTGGCAAACTACTGAGACTTTCTACCCTTTCCAAACTCAGCGCACGGGTCTAATGTAGGGGGGCAGCTTCGGTGGCCTCCCCCTCATACAACAGAAAGCCACCGTGCTCCCTCCCCCCAACGAGGGAGCCCAAATGGACTCGCTCCCGCGCCATAGGGGCTGCGCGCCCTCTCGCATCCCCACGTCCCACACGCCGCGCGGCTTCCTGGGGACCGCCTGTTGCGCTCGTCTCGTCCCAGGCCTCGGGCGGGCGCGCGGACCCCGGCCGGCCTCCCCGCTTGCCCATGCCCTGGGAAGAGTGTCCTCCAGCCCGGGCCCCGACGTTACTGGCGCCGTGGCAGCCTCGGCTCCGGCTGCGCGCGCTGGACGGCTGCCGGAGCGCCCGGAACAGCGCAGGGCCTCTAGCAGCTAGGGCGAGGGGCGGGCCTGGCCGGAAGAGCCCCGCGGCGTGGGCCCTCGGCCGGGCGCCGGGCGCGTCTGGAAACACGGAACGGAGCAGAGACGGAAGGAGACGGCCGAGTGCGGGAGCAGGGCGGAGGGGAGGCATGGGCCCCGAGGTTTGAGCGCCGGTGGGCTCGTCCCCTCCTGCAGGCGCGCAGCGGGCCTGCGCTCTGCAGCCGCGTCCGGGACGGTGACCTCGGAAGCAGTCCCGGCAGCCGCCGGACGCTCAGGGGCGCGCAGAGGCCGCCCTCCCCCCGGCGCAGGCCTGGGGCGTCGGAGCGCGGCGCCCTGCGTCCTGAAttccgccgccgcggccgcctctgcatccctccatccctcccgaGACTCTCATCTTTGCTTTGGCGCGCGTTTTCCGAGACTGTCGGCGAGGCTCGCGGCCCCGGCCCTGCCCCTCAGCTGATTTACCTGGggccgcgccgcccgccgccaTGACGCCCCAGGTTCTAGTCTCAGCGGCCTCAAAGCAACGGAACCGACTTACGCTGCCGGTGACAGTCGCTACCGGCGACGGTTCCTGCGCTCCGTGCTCCGCCCTAGGCACGGCAGCGTGTTCGATTTCCTTACCACGCCGAGAGCGTGAGACGGTGCATTGTTTCCTTTTAAAGCGGCGCGGGGGGCAGGGTCTTCGGCATAGTCGCCATGACAACTCAGTTGCAATCCTAGCACTGTTTCGGATGACCCCCCGGAAGCACAGAGGGGACCCCTGTGGCTGTGATGCGAAGAAACATCCTGGGCCACGCTGATATAACTTAGAGTCGGGGGGAGTAACCTTCTAGTTAATTGTAATTGGATTTTTCCGGGATACAGATATCTCCAGAACTGAAGCAAAATCTGGAAACCAAATTGTAATGCGCTTTGTTTAAATACACACTATAGGGCAGTTTTAGAAAAATGACACATAAAAATGTTAGGGAGTTGTTGGGAAGTCTTTGGACTTCCTTGCTGTGCCTTTCTTTTTCAGGCCCTACCTTTTCAGTGTCCTTTACTGGCTCCTCCTGTGAAATGTTGGAATTCCTCTAGAGGAGGTTATGGGTTATGCTCTATTTACACTGTCttcccatggctttaaatatgtATGCCCTAAGGCCTCCCCATATTGATACCTCTAACAACAGGATCCCTGGTACTTCTCCAGCCTCACCGAGAGCCATCATTTAACAGTTTCTAGACTCACCAGACTTTCCTGCCTATGAGTCTATACACATCGTTTCTTGGTTTACCCTTCTTGTGTTTCTAGTCTCAACTCTTCGCAGAAAGGCCTTCCCTAAGTAGCTGCCCTGTCTTCCCCTCAGCACCATTTTCTATCacagtaattaatttttttctgttcacacCACTTATTACTACAATCTGTGCtgcttttatgtgtttattttcttgttcattgTCTATTTGCTCAAGTAGGCATTGGTTCCCTGAGAGTAGGGACCGTGTATGTCTTCGTTCACCATTGTATTCCTGGGGCCTAGCTTAGTGCCTAGCTGGGAAATGGAACGGTGCTTGATACCTATTTGTTATAGGAATGAATGATAGACTTCTCGTCCATTCCATCCTGCCCCTGTATATATCACTTCGCAAAGTCTTTTGATATTTCCGTccactcttttaatttttaatcaaaagCTTTCTCCGTATAGTGCTTATTCAAGACCTACAGTGAAATGCAGCAGTCCGTGCCCTCCTTGTCCACCATCCCAGCCTCCCCTAAGTCTCACTCCTCGGGCAATACTTCCAGCTTTCTTTGGCTCTTTCAGCTGGAATTTACCTCCCTGTTTCTACGTTATATGTTGTTTTTTTACGTGGCATAGAAATTATCTTCTGAGTTAGAGTAGTTGGGGGTTAAGTCTCTTACCCCTCTGTCTACCCCATTCTGCAAATAGGTTTGTAATGGTTTTCGGATAAGTTAGCAGTTAGTATTTACTTTATCATGACTGTAAATACCATTCACTGCTGGGAAAAGTAGTGTGATGTGATTATTTTTTACACCTGTCCCCCTCAAGTTAATAATTGccctgtttttgtctttgtcttagTACTGGTGTTTTTAATTCATCTAttgcttgcttttttcacttcctCCAGTGGACCCAATACCTCTCTTACATCAAATGAAAGACGTCAAATCCCGCATCAGTTCcgtctttcctctccctccctcctctagCCTCTTGCTCCAATCTGTGCGGTGACCCTGCAGTCCTGCCAGATAGCTGTCATCCTGGGACTTCCCTCTGCCGCTCTCTTGTATTGGAATCCTGGTTTTATGGATCTAGTGTCTTCTGCTTAGTTTACGCCCTCATTTTGCTGAAGTGCTTTCTCTAGTAATTTCCTTATAAGTTGATATTATAAATTGTTTTGAGTCCTTGCATATCTTAAAGTGGAATGACAATAATGACTCCCTTTACCTAGACCCAGAtaaaaattctcactttgttcatgaaACTTCTTTACAACCAGTAATGAGCTCTGCCTTATCTCTCATAACACTTACCGTATCATTCGTTAGCCATATACTCCCATTGTGTAATCGGCTCATGTGTACACATTTTATCTTTCATGTTAGTGAGTCATAAACTTTTATGACGGCTTCAAAGcattttatttagtgttttatACAAAGAGTATGCATTTGGCTCCATATAATATCTAACACCAAGGAAGTGTTCAGCTATTTCTTCTGTTAAGGTGAATACAGAAagtgtttattattgtttttcatcTGAGGTTATTTtacatgaaaaagagaaaagggcgTAATCCAACTGGAAAAGAGTAGGAggttatggggccagcctggtggcacagcggttaagtgtgcactttctgctttgatggcctggggttcgccagtttggatcctgggtgtggacatggcaccggttggcaagccatgctgtggtaggcgtcccacatataaagtagaggaagatgggcacggatgttagctcagggccagtcttcctcagcaaaaaaggaggaggattggcagcagatgttagctcagggctaatcttccttaaaaaaaaaaaaaaaagaggggctggccccgtggccgagtggttaagtttgcgcgctccgctgcaggcggcgcagtgtttcgttagttcgaatcctgggcgcggacatggcactgctcatcagaccacgctgaggcagcgtcccacatgccacaactagaagaacccacaacgaagaatacacaactatgtaccggggggctttggggataaaaaggaaaaaataaaatctttaaaaaaaaaaaataaataaaataaaaaagagtataAGGTTAGAGTTCTGAACCAGTAAGCATTTAATAGGAGATTCCTTATGataattgaaatataatctgATTTAAGAATACACCTTAAATTCAAGATACTATAGTAAGAAAGAACTAGACATGTTCCACCCATAGTTTATTTCATGCTGTTTCTCTATCAGAATATAGTTATGCTATCAGTCGTGCTGATTAGTTCAGTTACGTAAGTCTAGTGCCAGTTTGCACCTGCTAAGAATTCAAGTTGGTACTTTACAAGCAAAGTTGTCCTTCCTACCTTTGCCATTATAGggacttttctctctccttttaataAAGACGTGCTGATTACTTTATGCCAGGTATAgtctaagtgctttataaatactGACACATTTAATCACAACAGCCAGAGGGAACAAGTGccaaatatccccattttacacatggggaaaccaaagcacagagaagttaaataatttgtccaagatcacacaattCACAGCTAGAAAGAGATGGAGCCAGCACTCAACTTCAGGTAATTTGGCTTCAGAGTCCTTGCACTTAGCCACTCTACTCTGTAGGTTTATATGTGTCTATTGAGACTGTGATAACTGTTCTTAAGACTGAGCCTGCTGCTGGCGGTGTCCTTCAGGTCTAGGAAAAATGTTTGTAGTAAATTAACCAGGCTTTCTTAGTTTCACAGTTGATCACGCCGTCTGTGAAATCCATCTCCACCAGGCCACGCTCTGGTTTTCCTCCCGCCTCACTGGCTGTCTCTTCTagtttcctcttcccttctcaacCTCTACTTGCTCAGGATGAAAACCTTGGAGTCttacttcctctctctttccctcaaatCTTCCCTTATTTGAAAACACTCTTTTCCTGGGCACCACCTAATACTTTACCCTACttgattttcttcacagcacGAACTGCTGCATGAAACCACTTACTGGTTTCACTTGTTAGTTTTATGTTTCCTCCACTAGCACATAAGCTCCATGATGGACTTAAATCTGTCTTATTTGGGTTCTTTTCAGATGTTCTGCAtttctttctaccttttcttgccttcttttaaattttattattttaaattaattatcttATTTCACTTTTCCCTCAGTTAACTTAGAAGTTTTACTCTCTGATTCTATTGTTTTAGATAAATTGAAACATGCATGCTGAATTTATCAGTATCTAAAATCTAAAACAAGATTATTGTCTTTCTCCTGGATAATGTAGGACCTTAGAATCCTTTAAGTCCATGAACCTTTTGCTATATACGCAGTTACTGTCTGGTATTTAAGTGTATCTTTTCTTTGAATCTCAATAAGCAGTTTTATTATCACTACTTTTTGCAGtcacttttgaaaatgtttacccagacttttgtcattttctttgcttttctttctgcaACTCAAACTTATATCTGGGAACGCTGTCCTTTTGCCCAGACTTCCTATGGAGAGGTTCTCCAGTAGGTGAACTTTCTCAGTTTTTGTCAGTTTGAACAAAACTCTTGAGGTTTTCCTCAGGGGGTGTGCATTCTTTGACAATCATTCAAGTATGGAAGAGGTGAGACCATTGATGGAAAACTATCATAATTCCCCATAACTGCATGGTTGTACTGTATCTAAATTCAGAACCTTCCAGCATGGGCCAAACTGCCTCATTTATCATGCCAGAGTTTACCTTTACCGGATATATGTGTAAGCCAAGGAAAGACAGAAGCCATACTTTGAGTTCTGACGTAAAAATTGAGAAGTTCTCCTTTGTTTCAAGCCCAGAGTTTTTTACACCATGGACAAAGCACCAGAATAAGACTGAGGATGGATGAGAAGTATATCCATCTTTTGTAAAAGGGCAATtgaaataaaagatagaaaaggaGGACTACCACACAGCCAGATCAATTTCAGTAAAAAGTATATATGCATGTtgaaagttcattttttaaaagtcgtTTAGTCCAGAATACCATCAGGATACCTCCTGAAATGTCTTCTGTTTCCCCAGGAGTATCTGTAGGCCAATTTGAAAACACTAAAGTAGCATACAACTTGGGAAACCCGCAGAATGTTCCTCCCAGGCTTTTGGAAATAACACAAAGATCCGAGAAATATGTGTGGCCTTTCAATTTCCTCTGAGCAGCACGTGTATCGTAAACCAGACAGGTAGCTCAGGAGATTGACACTAAGTTGAGTAGCAGTTAAACAGGTAAGGAGCTAGCAAACAGTCAacaaaacaagcatttattgCTACAAAACTACTTTGGACTAACTCACAAATTACTGCCATATCATACTACAGAAGGTCAAGGGGATCGGAATAGTTAACATACAAACTCAGGACTACAGTTCTCACTAATGCACTGAATATCCAGTCTCTTAACTAACATAGTCATAGTGAAAAGCTGACTGAATTATGCCAGTGTGTAGGAGTACCAGGAGGTGAAATTTCTGTAATTACAATCTAGAGAAGGgccattgttatttctttttaaagaatcattgagttttcaggaagaaaataaaagcagatggCTTCAGAGCCAGAGTACATGAGAATCACAGAGAAAGCTTGGTTAAATGCACATGTCCAAACCCCCCTTCAAACTGACTGCTCGGACTCTCCAGGGTGGTTTTTATTGCCCACACTGGTTAAGGACCACTGCTTTAGGGGGTTTATTTCTAGAGAAGCTGCTGGCGTCAAGACAAGCTGGAAagaattcttttacatttaaccAATATTACCAGCTTTACCAAAGCCACTATACTCTGGACTCCATTACCTTAAATATAGAGGCATCCAGGGCCTCTGTTCTTAGCAATACATTCGTAATATAAATTTACTAAGAATAATTGCAGACGGGGCCGCATTCACAATATCTGCTTATGTCTTGGTTAAGCCAAATGGAGACAattaaagcaagtcacaaaatgTGGTCCCGCCAACAGTTAGGCTGAAACTTACTGCAGAGCATAAGTGAAATTTGGAGCAATAAGAAACTTGATATATTTGACAGATTTCATTGCAAGACTATACAAAAGTAAAAGGATTAGAGAGAGGGGGATTATATGGACTAAACTGGAAAGCTGTTCAAGAACTAATCAGCTCTTGACTTCCACCATCTCTACTGGCTCACATGACCGCTTTCAAATCATGTCTCCCTCTTTCATCTTTGAGAAGCATCCGACTGGACTGAAAATTagccatataatttattttagtgTAACCATGTGCACTGACTAATCCCTGTTTCAGAGATTGTGTGACCCACTGTGACCAGAGTGGCAGAACTGGTTTCACTCCAGCACACCGACTGTTTTTATCAGTCGGGCAGTGTAACTGGCAAACACCGCAAGACTTCATAAACCGTCCAGTGTATTCCTATTGTTAAACATGTTTGTTGATGAAACACCTGGAAAATTCTGTTGACCAGTCTCCAAGGAATCTTTTCAGGTCATCAGCAATATTCACTAACTTTCCAGCCTGACCTTTGGCCAGTCCAGAGGAGGCACCTCAGATTTTCTGATGGTCGGAGGAGCTTAGTTTGAAAAAACTGCCGTTTGCAGGCCCTTGAATAGGGGAGTCAAATGAGTAGAGAGACAGTTGACAAGAGTTTGGTGGAATAAGAGTTTCTAAGGTGACCCAGAGACTGGACAGGCTGGAGAAATTAGAAACTTTTTATTGTGCTAATCCAAGCTTGAGGTGATGAAGACTAtaagttttctattgctgctgtaacgaATGACCACAGCAAATTACCTTAGTGCTAAAACAATacgaatttattattttacagttctttaGGTCAGAAGCATGACACAggtctcactgagctaaaatcaagatgttggcaaggCTACAATCCTTTCTAGAGGCTCTAAGAGAG
This is a stretch of genomic DNA from Equus caballus isolate H_3958 breed thoroughbred chromosome 1, TB-T2T, whole genome shotgun sequence. It encodes these proteins:
- the DUT gene encoding deoxyuridine 5'-triphosphate nucleotidohydrolase, mitochondrial isoform X2 encodes the protein MAAGGAAPEAPAISPSKRARPAEGSGMRLRFTRLSEHATAPTKGSARAAGYDLYSAYDYTVPPMEKALVKTDIQIALPSGCYGRVAPRSGLAAKHFIDVGAGVIDEDYRGNVGVVLFNFGKEKFEVKKGDRIAQLICERIFYPEIEEVQVLDVTERGSGGFGSTGKN
- the DUT gene encoding deoxyuridine 5'-triphosphate nucleotidohydrolase, mitochondrial isoform X1, with the translated sequence MPPLRPAPALGRLLPSLLRSVFPDAPGARPRAHAAGLFRPGPPLALAARGPALFRALRQPSSARSRSRGCHGAKAPAISPSKRARPAEGSGMRLRFTRLSEHATAPTKGSARAAGYDLYSAYDYTVPPMEKALVKTDIQIALPSGCYGRVAPRSGLAAKHFIDVGAGVIDEDYRGNVGVVLFNFGKEKFEVKKGDRIAQLICERIFYPEIEEVQVLDVTERGSGGFGSTGKN